From the bacterium genome, the window GCATACTCCGACTCCGGATTGCCGAGACCCACGATCAACCGCTCTTCTCGAACTATCTCTTGGTCCATCAAAAACCCGACTGGGCGCAGCTTGGCCTGCGGCGAGCGCCGCAAGCAGTCCGGCCGGGCGCGCGCATCGCGCATCCACGGCGGATTGGAGTTTACGCCGCGGCTCAGAGGCGTCCGGGCGCGAGGCTCAGCCCGGACAGCGCGAGGGCAGCGATCGTGAGGCGCGACATCTCCCTGCGCTCTTTGGCGGACTCGTGGTCCCAGCCGAGGAGGTGCAGGAGCCCATGGACGCACAGCAGCCCCAGCTCAGTCAGCTCCGGGTGCCCGAACTCCTGTGCCTGGCGCACGACCATCGGCCACGAGATCGCCAGGTCTCCGACGTGCTCGTCGGCGGTTGCAGGTGTCCCGCCCCCGCCGGGCGCAGCCGGAAACGAAAGCACGTCGGTCACCGCGTCGTGGCCCGCGTAAACGAGGTTCAGGCGGCGCAGCTCGTCGTCTCCGGTCAGCTTGACGGCGATGCTGCACGTCCCCGCGGGCAGCCGCGCTTCGACCTCCGTCAGGGTGCCCGCACGCACGAGAACCCCGCGCACGAATGTCGCCGGAGCCGTCACGCGGACGGGCTTGAACACCTCGACTTTGAGCCGGACTGGGCTTGCCACCTCGAGCAAGTAAACCCGTTACAGTCAGTTGCGGTGCGGATTCTCGTAACGGGCGGAGCCGGATTCATCGGTTCCCACGTGGTCGATGCATACATCGCGGCAGGTCACAGCGTCGCCGTCCTCGACAACTTCAGCACCGGCCGTGAGGGCAATGTGAACCCGGCGGCGCAGGTGCATCGAGTCGACCTCCGCGACCAGGCGGAAGTCGAAAAGGCGATCGCGACGTTCAGACCGGAGATCGTCAACCATCACGCCGCCCAGTCCGAGGTGCCGAAATCCGTCGCCGATCCCGCCTACGACGCGCAGGTGAACATCGTCGGCGGCCTCAACCTGCTCAAAGCCTGCGCCGATCACGGGGTTCGGAAGGTGATCTTCAGCTCCACCGGCGGGGCGCTGTACGGCGAGCCCGACGTGGTGCCGGCTGACGAGGATCATCCGGTGCGCCCCCTGTCGCCCTACGGCACCGGCAAGTACGCCTTCGAGCAGTATCTCGGCACGTTCGAGCGCACTTTCGGCCTCACATACACCGTTCTGCGCTACGCCAACATCTATGGCGCGCGCCAGGACTTTTACGCCGAGGAGGGACGCGTGGTCGCGATCTTCGCCAGCCGCATGCTCGCCGGGCGGCCGGCCACCGTCGACGGCGACGGCGAGCAGGCACGCGACATGCTCCACGTCGGCGATGTCGCCACCGCCAACCTCGCCGCGCTTGAGAAGGGCGCCGGCGGCACGTTTCACATCAGCACCGGCATCCCGGTCACCATCAACGACCTCTACCGGAAGCTGGCCCTGCTGACCGGCTACAAGGTCCCGCCCAACCACGGCCCGGCCCGCAAAGGCGACGTGTACCGGATCGCCCTGGACAACACCCGGGCGCGGAACGGCCTCGGCTGGGAGCCCCGCGTGAATCTCGAAGAAGGCCTGAGCCTGACCGTCGATTACTT encodes:
- the ybeY gene encoding rRNA maturation RNase YbeY, with the protein product MLEVASPVRLKVEVFKPVRVTAPATFVRGVLVRAGTLTEVEARLPAGTCSIAVKLTGDDELRRLNLVYAGHDAVTDVLSFPAAPGGGGTPATADEHVGDLAISWPMVVRQAQEFGHPELTELGLLCVHGLLHLLGWDHESAKERREMSRLTIAALALSGLSLAPGRL
- a CDS encoding NAD-dependent epimerase/dehydratase family protein; protein product: MRILVTGGAGFIGSHVVDAYIAAGHSVAVLDNFSTGREGNVNPAAQVHRVDLRDQAEVEKAIATFRPEIVNHHAAQSEVPKSVADPAYDAQVNIVGGLNLLKACADHGVRKVIFSSTGGALYGEPDVVPADEDHPVRPLSPYGTGKYAFEQYLGTFERTFGLTYTVLRYANIYGARQDFYAEEGRVVAIFASRMLAGRPATVDGDGEQARDMLHVGDVATANLAALEKGAGGTFHISTGIPVTINDLYRKLALLTGYKVPPNHGPARKGDVYRIALDNTRARNGLGWEPRVNLEEGLSLTVDYFREQVAAARSDSGAC